One segment of Salvia splendens isolate huo1 chromosome 20, SspV2, whole genome shotgun sequence DNA contains the following:
- the LOC121783060 gene encoding putative tRNA (cytidine(34)-2'-O)-methyltransferase isoform X1 — protein MDATGLKALTSSSRHLLRLSSKAPPLRCRPSPRVSSLRYVTSSERCRAHALSDGCGAPVAAASVSSKKEFLQVVLMSPQIPGNTGSIARTCAASAVKLHLIEPLGFQVDDVKLKRAGLDYWPYVVVKVHSSWPEFREYFKKQEGEKRLLAFTKRGTNIHSEFTYRKGDWLVFGSETSGLPAEALDDCTSEPLGGGTVRIPMIETYVRCLNLSVSVGIALYEACRQLNYEQFHNPSEPCLNETLFLTEDMFA, from the exons ATGGATGCAACGGGCCTCAAGGCCCTAACCTCATCATCTCGTCACCTCCTCCGCCTCTCCTCCAAAGCTCCGCCTCTCCGTTGCCGTCCTTCACCCCGCGTTTCCTCTCTGCGCTACGTGACCTCCT CTGAAAGGTGTCGAGCTCATGCCTTGTCGGATGGCTGCGGTGCGCCTGTGGCGGCAGCCAGTGTTTCGTCGAAGAAGGAATTTCTTCAAGTGGTGCTAATGTCGCCGCAG ATTCCTGGAAACACAGGGTCCATAGCTCGAACATGTGCTGCATCAGCTGTCAAACTGCACTTAATTGAG CCACTGGGATTTCAGGTTGATGATGTAAAGTTAAAGCGTGCAGGGCTTGATTACTGGCC ATATGTAGTTGTGAAGGTGCATAGTTCATGGCCAGAATTTCGGGAGTACTTCAAGAAACAG GAAGGCGAAAAGAGGTTACTAGCATTTACAAAGCGAGGGACAAATATCCACTCA GAATTCACCTATAGGAAAGGCGACTGGCTTGTATTTGGATCAGAGACTAGCGGGTTGCCGGCTGAAGCGCTGGATGATTGCACGAGTGAGCCATTGGGGGGTGGCACTGTTCGAATTCCTATGATTGAAACCTATGTAAGGTGTCTGAACCTATCTGTGAGCGTTGGCATTGCTCTGTATGAAGCTTGTAGACAGCTCAACTACGAGCAGTTCCACAATCCATCCGAACCTTGTCTGAACGAGACATTGTTTTTAACAGAAGACATGTTTGCTTAA
- the LOC121783060 gene encoding putative tRNA (cytidine(34)-2'-O)-methyltransferase isoform X2: MDATGLKALTSSSRHLLRLSSKAPPLRCRPSPRVSSLRYVTSSERCRAHALSDGCGAPVAAASVSSKKEFLQVVLMSPQIPGNTGSIARTCAASAVKLHLIEPLGFQVDDVKLKRAGLDYWPYVVVKVHSSWPEFREYFKKQEGEKRLLAFTKRGTNIHSASLPSTPHQNLIHRKATGLYLDQRLAGCRLKRWMIARVSHWGVALFEFL; this comes from the exons ATGGATGCAACGGGCCTCAAGGCCCTAACCTCATCATCTCGTCACCTCCTCCGCCTCTCCTCCAAAGCTCCGCCTCTCCGTTGCCGTCCTTCACCCCGCGTTTCCTCTCTGCGCTACGTGACCTCCT CTGAAAGGTGTCGAGCTCATGCCTTGTCGGATGGCTGCGGTGCGCCTGTGGCGGCAGCCAGTGTTTCGTCGAAGAAGGAATTTCTTCAAGTGGTGCTAATGTCGCCGCAG ATTCCTGGAAACACAGGGTCCATAGCTCGAACATGTGCTGCATCAGCTGTCAAACTGCACTTAATTGAG CCACTGGGATTTCAGGTTGATGATGTAAAGTTAAAGCGTGCAGGGCTTGATTACTGGCC ATATGTAGTTGTGAAGGTGCATAGTTCATGGCCAGAATTTCGGGAGTACTTCAAGAAACAG GAAGGCGAAAAGAGGTTACTAGCATTTACAAAGCGAGGGACAAATATCCACTCA GCATCTCTTCCTTCGACCCCCCATCAAAACCTCATCCACA GAAAGGCGACTGGCTTGTATTTGGATCAGAGACTAGCGGGTTGCCGGCTGAAGCGCTGGATGATTGCACGAGTGAGCCATTGGGGGGTGGCACTGTTCGAATTCCTATGA
- the LOC121780841 gene encoding serine carboxypeptidase-like 27, whose protein sequence is MRGLPLCSPQCLSGFIFVALLVCLFVPPLAMSADLTYPKQQERDRIIKLPGQPSNVRFSQYSGYVTVDAKAGRALFYWLVEASKKPESKPLVLWLNGGPGCSSIAYGASEEVGPFRVRPDGQTLSLSPHAWNKVANLLFLDSPAGVGFSYSNSSSDRRTGDKRTGNDAYKFLRRWFERFRQFKYRTFYIAGESYAGHYIPELSKIIVDRNKGVNNPIINFKGFLLGNPLIDDFYDNIGTFEFWWNHGLVGDSTYAQLNESCPRDSFLFPSDDCSTALSSAYSEFGNINPYAIYQSPCDQLATLNKAPLPWKFRGNDQCVVKYTKLYMNRADVQRALHANITGIPHPWVTCSDVIRGGWTDSPRSMLPIFQQLIAAGLRIWVFSGDTDAVLPLTATRYSLKALNLQVNTTWHAWYDKHQVGGWTETYEGLTYLTVRGAGHEVPLTQPKLALTLFRHFLANKMLPMTPN, encoded by the exons ATGAGAGGGCTCCCCCTTTGCTCTCCCCAATGCCTTTCCGGGTTCATCTTCGTCGCGCTACTAGTATGCTTGTTCGTGCCACCCCTTGCCATGTCAGCAGACCTGACCTACCCTAAACAACAAGAGAGAGATAGGATCATAAAACTCCCCGGGCAACCGTCGAACGTGAGATTCTCGCAGTACTCGGGCTACGTCACCGTGGATGCGAAGGCGGGCCGGGCCCTTTTCTATTGGTTGGTGGAGGCGAGCAAGAAGCCCGAATCAAAGCCGCTAGTCTTGTGGCTCAATGGCGGGCCGGGTTGCTCCTCCATTGCTTATGGAGCATCCGAGGAAGTCGGCCCGTTTCGTGTCCGGCCCGATGGCCAGACCCTCTCCTTGAGCCCCCATGCTTGGAATAAAG TGGCCAATTTGTTGTTTCTTGATTCACCAGCTGGTGTTGGTTTTTCATACTCAAATTCTTCATCTGATCGAAGAACTGGTGACAAAAGAACAG GAAATGATGCCTATAAATTCTTGAGAAGGTGGTTTGAAAGGTTCCGTCAGTTTAAGTATAGAACTTTCTACATTGCTGGTGAAAGCTATGCAG GTCATTATATCCCCGAGCTATCGAAGATCATCGTCGATCGTAACAAAGGCGTCAACAACCCCATAATCAACTTCAAAGGTTTCTTG CTTGGGAATCCGTTGATCGATGATTTCTACGACAACATCGGGACGTTTGAGTTCTGGTGGAACCACGGGTTGGTCGGGGACTCGACCTACGCTCAACTCAACGAGTCTTGCCCTCGGGACTCGTTCCTATTCCCTTCGGATGATTGCTCCACAGCTCTCTCCTCGGCTTACTCCGAATTCGGAAACATCAATCCCTACGCCATCTACCAAAGCCCTTGTGATCAGCTTGCCACCCTCAACAAAGCTCCCTTG CCTTGGAAGTTTAGAGGGAACGATCAATGCGTTGTCAAGTACACGAAGTTGTATATGAATAGAGCAGATGTGCAAAGGGCTTTACATGCCAACATAACTGGAATCCCTCACCCTTGGGTCACCTGCAG TGACGTCATAAGAGGGGGATGGACGGATTCACCCAGATCAATGCTTCCAATTTTTCAACAGCTCATTGCTGCAGGCCTCAGAATATGGGTATTTAG TGGCGACACAGATGCAGTATTGCCATTAACTGCAACACGTTATTCCCTCAAAGCTCTGAATCTACAAGTCAATACCACTTGGCATGCTTGGTATGACAAACATCAg GTTGGAGGGTGGACAGAAACATATGAAGGACTAACCTATCTCACAGTAAGAGGGGCAGGGCATGAAGTTCCATTAACTCAGCCTAAGCTTGCTTTAACTCTATTTAGGCATTTCTTAGCCAATAAAATGTTGCCCATGACACCTAATTAA
- the LOC121780762 gene encoding serine carboxypeptidase-like 27, translating into MGGSVICLICFLLLNSLVGICHSLSSVDQEHDRITYLPGQPQNVGFNQYSGYVTVNEQNGRALFYWLTEAPKDRGPDSRPLVLWLNGGPGCSSVAYGAAEEIGPFRINSDGRTLFLNPYAWNKLANLLFLESPSGVGFSYSNTTSDLYTVGDQRTAEDAYAFLINWLERFPQYKHREFYIAGESYAGHYVPQLSQLVYERNKGVQNPVLNFKGFMVGNAVTDDHHDYIGTFEYWWTHGLISDSTYKILQKTCDTGSATHPSSDCVRSLNLADREMGNIDPYSIYTPPCNNTSALRRRLRGHYPWMSRAYDPCTERYSQIYFNHLDVQKAMHANVTRLSYPWQTCSDVVGNYWTDSPLSMLPIYQELKSAGIRMWVYSGDTDSVVPVTATRYSVDALNLPTLSKWYPWYDNKKVGGWSQIYDGLTLVTITGAGHEVPLHRPRQAFILFRSFLENKAMPTKYINFEHK; encoded by the exons atggGGGGTTCAGTAATCTGTCTAATTTGCTTCTTGTTGTTGAATTCTTTAGTGGGAATTTGCCACTCTTTGTCTAGCGTAGATCAAGAACATGATAGGATAACATACTTGCCTGGGCAGCCCCAAAATGTTGGATTCAACCAGTATTCTGGCTATGTGACTGTGAATGAGCAAAATGGGAGGGCACTTTTTTACTGGCTAACAGAGGCTCCTAAGGATAGAGGCCCTGATTCAAGGCCACTGGTTTTGTGGCTCAATGGGGGCCCTGGTTGCTCCTCTGTAGCTTATGGGGCTGCTGAAGAGATCGGCCCTTTTCGGATTAATTCGGATGGGAGAACCCTCTTCCTCAACCCTTATGCTTGGAACAAAT TGGCTAATTTGCTCTTTCTGGAGTCACCTTCTGGTGTTGGATTTTCGTATTCGAATACTACATCTGATTTGTATACTGTTGGTGACCAAAGAACTG CCGAAGACGCTTACGCCTTTTTGATCAACTGGTTGGAGAGGTTTCCACAATACAAACATAGAGAGTTTTACATTGCTGGGGAGAGCTATGCAG GGCATTATGTTCCTCAGCTCTCTCAACTCGTATACGAAAGAAACAAGGGAGTTCAGAATCCAGTTCTGAACTTCAAAGGATTCATG GTGGGGAACGCTGTCACTGATGATCACCACGATTACATTGGCACGTTTGAGTATTGGTGGACTCACGGCTTGATTTCAGATTCAACGTACAAAATTCTGCAGAAAACCTGTGACACGGGATCTGCGACTCATCCTTCAAGCGACTGCGTTAGGTCTCTTAATCTAGCCGACAGGGAGATGGGGAATATTGATCCCTACAGCATTTACACTCCCCCTTGCAATAACACGTCTGCACTCAGACGCCGTTTAAGGGGTCACTAT CCGTGGATGTCTAGAGCATATGATCCTTGCACCGAGAGATACTCCCAGATCTACTTCAATCACCTTGATGTTCAGAAAGCAATGCACGCCAACGTGACAAGGCTCTCGTATCCATGGCAGACGTGCAG TGATGTAGTCGGTAATTACTGGACCGATTCCCCTCTGTCCATGCTTCCTATTTATCAAGAGCTGAAATCAGCCGGCATCCGGATGTGGGTATATAG TGGGGATACCGATTCGGTCGTTCCAGTCACTGCAACGCGCTACTCAGTCGATGCTCTGAACCTTCCGACTCTGTCAAAGTGGTATCCTTGGTATGATAACAAAAAG GTTGGTGGATGGAGCCAAATATACGATGGATTGACTCTCGTGACAATCACCGGAGCAGGGCATGAGGTGCCTTTGCATCGCCCACGACAAGCCTTCATCCTCTTCAGATCGTTCCTGGAGAACAAGGCAATGCCTACCAAATACATTAATTTCGAACACAAATAG